Proteins from a genomic interval of Caulobacter sp. NIBR1757:
- a CDS encoding homocysteine S-methyltransferase family protein, producing the protein MTRQDRIAALHQAARDRILILDGSWGVMFQREGLSEEDFRAERFKDHSIHLKGNNDILCLTRPDLVQKLHEAYFAAGADISETNTFSATWIAQEDYGCQSAVRDINFEGARLARAAADKFTAAEPDKPRFVAGSIGPLNKMLSMSSDVNDPGARLVTFDQVYEAYREQVQALHDGGVDLFLIETITDTLNCKACIKAIMDLEDEGYERLPIWISGTITDRSGRTLSGQTAEAFWNSVKHASPFAIGFNCALGADLMRPHIAEMSRVADTLVAAYPNAGLPNAMGQYDEEPHQTACHLEEWADSGLVNILGGCCGTTPDHIRHVAEAVKGKKPRPIPERPKAMRLAGLEPFELA; encoded by the coding sequence ATGACCAGACAGGACCGCATCGCCGCCCTTCACCAGGCCGCCAGGGACCGCATCCTCATCCTCGATGGCAGCTGGGGCGTGATGTTCCAGCGCGAGGGCCTGTCGGAGGAGGACTTCCGGGCCGAGCGCTTCAAGGACCACAGCATCCATCTGAAGGGCAACAACGACATCCTCTGCCTGACCCGGCCGGACCTGGTGCAGAAGCTGCACGAGGCCTATTTCGCGGCCGGCGCCGACATCAGCGAGACCAACACCTTCAGCGCCACCTGGATCGCCCAGGAGGACTATGGCTGCCAGTCGGCGGTGCGCGACATCAACTTCGAGGGCGCCAGGCTGGCCCGGGCGGCGGCGGACAAGTTCACGGCGGCCGAGCCGGACAAGCCGCGATTCGTGGCCGGCTCGATCGGGCCGCTGAACAAGATGCTGTCGATGAGCTCGGACGTGAACGATCCGGGCGCCCGGCTGGTCACTTTCGACCAGGTCTATGAGGCCTATCGCGAGCAGGTGCAGGCGCTGCACGACGGCGGCGTCGACCTGTTCCTGATCGAGACCATCACCGACACCCTCAACTGCAAGGCCTGCATCAAGGCGATCATGGATCTCGAGGACGAGGGCTATGAGCGGCTGCCGATCTGGATCAGCGGCACCATCACCGACCGGTCGGGGCGGACGCTCTCCGGCCAGACGGCGGAAGCCTTCTGGAACAGCGTCAAGCACGCCAGCCCGTTCGCCATCGGCTTCAACTGCGCGCTCGGCGCCGACCTGATGCGGCCGCACATCGCCGAGATGAGCCGGGTCGCCGACACCCTGGTCGCCGCCTATCCCAACGCCGGCCTGCCCAACGCCATGGGCCAGTACGACGAGGAGCCGCACCAGACGGCCTGTCACCTGGAAGAGTGGGCCGACAGCGGCCTGGTCAACATCCTGGGCGGCTGCTGCGGCACGACGCCGGACCATATCCGGCATGTCGCCGAAGCGGTGAAGGGCAAGAAACCCCGGCCGATCCCGGAGCGGCCGAAGGCCATGCGCCTGGCGGGGCTGGAACCGTTCGAGCTGGCGTGA
- a CDS encoding 2-hydroxyacid dehydrogenase, whose amino-acid sequence MTQTAPHDILLSHEMIGPLEPVLTAAGYRVHRLWEHRGRLAFLAGAGQTIRAIVHAGEFKLDEGFLSEMPRLGLIACVSVGYDGVDVPWCKARGISVTNSAGLNADDVADHAVGLLIAVWRGLVEGDARLRAGKWTHADRMRPRHSLRGKTAGIVGLGHIGEAVAKRLEAFGMPILWWGPNPKDSRWTRSPSLLQLARDSDALMVCTRGDATGLITAEVIEAVGPRGCIVNISRGGVIDEEALIAALKDGRLGMAGLDVFAEEPTPPARWADVPHTVLTPHTAGGTLESIPQMVAMTVENLRRFFNGEPLATPVSA is encoded by the coding sequence ATGACCCAGACCGCGCCCCACGACATCCTGCTGTCCCATGAAATGATCGGTCCGTTGGAGCCGGTGCTGACCGCCGCCGGCTACCGGGTCCACCGCCTGTGGGAGCACAGGGGCCGGCTGGCCTTCCTGGCCGGCGCGGGGCAGACGATCCGCGCCATCGTTCACGCTGGTGAGTTCAAGCTCGATGAGGGCTTCCTGTCGGAGATGCCGCGCCTGGGCCTGATCGCCTGTGTCAGCGTCGGCTATGACGGAGTCGATGTGCCCTGGTGCAAGGCTCGCGGCATCTCCGTCACCAACTCGGCCGGTCTCAACGCCGACGACGTGGCCGACCATGCCGTGGGCCTGCTCATCGCCGTCTGGCGCGGCCTGGTCGAGGGCGACGCTAGGCTGCGGGCCGGCAAATGGACTCACGCTGATCGCATGCGGCCGCGCCATTCCCTGCGTGGCAAGACGGCCGGCATCGTCGGCCTGGGCCATATCGGCGAGGCGGTGGCCAAACGGCTGGAGGCGTTCGGCATGCCCATCCTCTGGTGGGGGCCCAATCCCAAGGACAGCCGCTGGACCCGATCGCCCAGCCTGCTGCAACTGGCCCGCGACAGTGACGCCCTGATGGTCTGCACCCGCGGTGATGCGACCGGCCTGATCACCGCCGAGGTCATCGAGGCGGTCGGGCCGCGCGGCTGTATCGTCAACATCTCGCGCGGCGGGGTGATCGACGAGGAGGCCCTGATCGCCGCCCTCAAGGACGGCCGTCTCGGCATGGCCGGCCTCGACGTCTTCGCCGAGGAGCCGACGCCGCCGGCCCGCTGGGCCGACGTGCCACACACGGTGCTGACCCCGCACACGGCCGGCGGCACCCTGGAGAGCATCCCGCAGATGGTGGCGATGACCGTCGAGAACCTGCGCCGCTTCTTCAACGGCGAGCCGCTGGCGACGCCGGTCTCCGCCTAG
- the bla gene encoding subclass B3 metallo-beta-lactamase, which yields MTLKKLALSVAAASALFVVSASAQMPASWTKPTTGFQVIGNIYYVGTEGLSAWLITSSKGHILIDGGMPQNAALVEANIKALGFKLSDVDLILNSHAHFDHAGALAQLKKDTGAVVIASAGDKAALEGGKYIGSETVTAYNFPPVKVDKTVADGETLSVGSNTLKANLTPGHTKGCTSWTTSVKDGSKSYKVIFWCSTSVAANRLAPNPQYPGIVADYQKTFTKLAGMQADVFLAPHPDQMNLAAKRAALGPGKPNPFVDPTELPTVTVRSKADFEAQLSKQQAGS from the coding sequence ATGACCTTGAAAAAACTCGCCCTTTCCGTCGCCGCCGCCAGCGCTCTGTTCGTGGTCAGCGCCTCGGCGCAGATGCCGGCCAGCTGGACCAAGCCGACCACCGGCTTCCAGGTCATCGGCAACATCTACTATGTCGGCACCGAAGGGCTGTCGGCCTGGCTGATCACCAGCTCCAAGGGCCACATCCTGATCGACGGCGGCATGCCGCAGAACGCCGCCCTCGTCGAGGCCAACATCAAGGCGCTGGGCTTCAAACTGTCCGACGTCGATCTGATCCTCAACAGCCACGCCCACTTCGACCATGCCGGGGCCCTGGCCCAGCTGAAGAAGGACACCGGCGCGGTGGTCATCGCCAGCGCCGGCGACAAGGCGGCCCTGGAGGGCGGCAAGTACATCGGCTCCGAGACGGTGACCGCCTACAACTTCCCGCCGGTGAAGGTCGACAAGACGGTCGCCGACGGCGAGACCCTGTCGGTCGGATCCAACACCCTGAAGGCCAACCTCACGCCGGGCCACACCAAGGGCTGCACGTCCTGGACGACCTCGGTGAAGGACGGGTCCAAGAGCTACAAGGTGATCTTCTGGTGCAGCACCTCGGTGGCCGCGAACCGCCTGGCCCCCAACCCGCAGTATCCGGGCATCGTCGCCGACTATCAGAAGACCTTCACCAAGCTGGCGGGGATGCAGGCCGATGTCTTCCTGGCCCCGCACCCGGACCAGATGAACCTGGCCGCCAAGCGCGCCGCCCTGGGGCCGGGCAAGCCCAACCCATTCGTCGATCCCACCGAGCTGCCCACGGTCACCGTCAGGTCGAAGGCGGACTTCGAGGCGCAGCTCTCCAAGCAGCAGGCCGGATCATGA
- the metH gene encoding methionine synthase has protein sequence MRPVFVNVGERTNVTGSAKFRKLVVDGDYTAALAVARQQVEAGAQVIDINMDEGLLDSKQAMVTYLNLLAAEPDIARVPVMIDSSKWEVIEAGLKCVQGKAIVNSISMKEGEETFRHHARLCLRYGAAVVVMAFDEQGQADTAARKIEICTRAYRILVDEVGFPPEDIIFDPNIFAVATGIEEHDNYAVDFIEATRAIKQQLPWARVSGGVSNVSFSFRGNEPVRRAIHSVFLYHAINAGMDMGIVNAGDLPVYDDIPAELREAVEDVILNRKPKAGGSQTERLVDLAPKYKGDGTVAKVADQAWRSGTVQERLTHALVHGITEFIDADTEEARLQAERPLHVIEGPLMDGMNVVGDLFGSGKMFLPQVVKSARVMKQAVAWLMPFMEAEKEGQPRKAAGKILMATVKGDVHDIGKNIVGVVLQCNNYEVIDLGVMVPADRILDEAKAHNVDIIGLSGLITPSLDEMVFVAAEMERRGFDIPLLIGGATTSKTHTAVKIEPAYRRASTTYVLDASRAVGVVSGLLSDERPNLEAVTRDEYIRVREQFARGQEAKNRTPITRARANAHPVNWTEQPTVKPSFIGVQAIEGDLADLARHIDWTPFFASWELVGRFPAILEDDIVGEAATDLYRDAQSMLKRIVEEQWFTAKGVVGFWPAQAVGDDIAVFSDESRTTELARFHTLRQQMDKTGGKANLALSDFVAPADKAQDWIGAFAVTAGHGETEIAAKYKAAGDDYNAILSAALADRLAEAFAESLHRQVRTQLWGYAPDEPFDIDALIAEKYQGIRPAPGYPAQPDHTEKATLFKLLDAEHHTGMALTESYAMSPPASVSGLYFAHPQAHYFGVGKIDRDQVADYAARKGWDLATAERWLAPILAYDPMAAARDAAA, from the coding sequence GTGAGACCTGTCTTCGTCAACGTCGGTGAGCGGACCAACGTCACCGGCTCGGCCAAATTCCGTAAGCTTGTGGTCGACGGCGACTACACGGCGGCGCTCGCCGTGGCGCGCCAGCAGGTCGAGGCCGGCGCCCAGGTCATCGACATCAACATGGACGAGGGCCTGCTGGATTCGAAGCAGGCCATGGTCACCTACCTGAACCTGCTGGCCGCCGAGCCGGACATCGCCCGGGTGCCGGTGATGATCGACAGCTCCAAGTGGGAGGTGATCGAGGCCGGGCTGAAGTGCGTGCAGGGCAAGGCCATCGTCAACTCGATCAGCATGAAGGAGGGGGAAGAGACCTTCCGGCATCATGCGCGCCTGTGCCTGCGCTACGGCGCGGCGGTGGTGGTCATGGCCTTCGACGAGCAGGGGCAGGCCGATACGGCGGCGCGGAAGATCGAGATCTGCACCCGGGCCTATCGGATCCTGGTCGACGAGGTCGGTTTCCCGCCCGAGGACATCATCTTCGATCCCAACATCTTCGCCGTGGCGACGGGGATCGAGGAGCACGACAACTATGCGGTCGACTTCATCGAGGCGACGCGGGCGATCAAGCAGCAACTGCCCTGGGCGCGCGTCTCGGGCGGGGTGTCGAACGTCTCGTTCAGCTTCCGGGGCAACGAGCCGGTGCGGCGGGCGATCCACTCGGTGTTCCTGTATCACGCCATCAACGCCGGCATGGACATGGGCATCGTCAACGCCGGCGACCTGCCGGTGTACGACGACATCCCGGCCGAACTGCGCGAGGCGGTCGAGGATGTGATCCTCAACCGCAAGCCCAAGGCCGGCGGATCGCAGACCGAGCGGCTGGTGGATCTCGCGCCCAAGTACAAGGGCGACGGGACGGTGGCCAAGGTGGCCGACCAGGCCTGGCGCAGCGGCACGGTGCAGGAGCGGCTGACCCACGCCCTGGTCCACGGCATCACAGAATTCATCGACGCCGACACCGAGGAAGCGCGCCTGCAGGCGGAACGGCCGCTGCATGTCATCGAAGGCCCGTTGATGGACGGCATGAACGTGGTCGGCGACCTGTTCGGCTCGGGCAAGATGTTCCTGCCGCAGGTGGTGAAATCGGCCCGGGTGATGAAGCAGGCGGTGGCCTGGCTGATGCCCTTCATGGAGGCCGAGAAGGAAGGCCAGCCACGCAAGGCGGCGGGCAAGATCCTGATGGCCACGGTCAAGGGCGACGTCCACGACATCGGCAAGAACATCGTCGGGGTGGTCCTGCAGTGTAACAACTACGAGGTCATCGACCTGGGCGTCATGGTCCCGGCCGACCGCATCCTCGACGAGGCCAAGGCGCACAATGTCGACATCATCGGGCTGTCCGGCCTGATCACCCCGTCGCTGGACGAGATGGTCTTTGTCGCCGCCGAGATGGAGCGGCGCGGGTTCGACATCCCCCTGCTGATCGGCGGGGCGACGACCAGCAAGACCCATACGGCGGTGAAGATCGAGCCGGCTTACCGGCGCGCCTCGACCACCTATGTGCTCGACGCCAGCCGGGCGGTGGGCGTGGTGTCGGGCCTGCTGTCCGACGAGCGACCCAATCTCGAGGCCGTGACGCGGGACGAATACATCCGGGTGCGTGAGCAGTTCGCCCGCGGCCAGGAGGCCAAGAACCGCACGCCGATCACGCGGGCGCGGGCCAACGCCCACCCGGTGAACTGGACCGAGCAGCCGACCGTGAAGCCGAGCTTCATCGGCGTGCAAGCCATCGAGGGCGACCTCGCCGATCTCGCCCGCCACATCGACTGGACGCCCTTCTTCGCCAGCTGGGAGCTGGTCGGGCGGTTCCCGGCCATCCTCGAGGACGACATCGTCGGGGAGGCGGCGACCGACCTGTACCGTGACGCCCAGTCGATGCTGAAGCGCATCGTCGAGGAGCAGTGGTTCACCGCCAAGGGGGTTGTCGGCTTCTGGCCGGCCCAGGCGGTGGGCGACGATATCGCGGTGTTCTCGGACGAGAGCCGCACCACGGAGCTGGCCCGTTTCCACACCCTGCGCCAGCAGATGGACAAGACCGGCGGCAAGGCCAACCTGGCCCTGTCCGACTTCGTCGCCCCGGCCGACAAGGCCCAGGACTGGATCGGCGCCTTCGCGGTGACCGCCGGCCATGGCGAAACCGAGATCGCCGCGAAGTACAAGGCGGCCGGCGACGACTACAACGCCATCCTGTCGGCGGCCCTTGCCGACCGTCTGGCCGAGGCCTTCGCCGAATCGCTGCACCGGCAGGTCCGCACCCAGCTCTGGGGCTACGCCCCCGACGAGCCGTTCGATATCGACGCCCTGATCGCCGAGAAGTACCAGGGTATCCGCCCGGCGCCGGGTTACCCGGCTCAGCCGGACCACACCGAGAAGGCGACGCTGTTCAAACTGCTCGACGCCGAACATCACACCGGCATGGCCTTGACCGAAAGCTACGCCATGAGCCCGCCGGCCTCGGTCTCGGGCCTCTACTTCGCCCACCCGCAGGCCCACTACTTCGGGGTCGGCAAGATCGACCGTGACCAGGTGGCGGACTACGCGGCCCGCAAGGGCTGGGACCTGGCGACGGCCGAGCGCTGGCTGGCGCCGATCCTGGCCTACGACCCGATGGCGGCGGCGCGGGACGCGGCGGCCTAG
- a CDS encoding metalloregulator ArsR/SmtB family transcription factor yields MSQGSIQTVEMLRAAGEPTRLRILALLAAEELSVLELCRILDQSQPRVSRHLKLLAEAGLVQRFPDGAWVFYRLTGSGPARLLVDSVLDLTDEADPVLRRDGDQLAAVKAERTNEAAAYFARNAARWDEIRSLYASETQVEAAINQAAGQGAIGRLVDLGAGTGRMLTLLGQRAERAIGLDLSQQMLNIARVNVSEAGLATCELRHGDIFATGLPAGSADLVTVHQVLHYLGDPVAAVSEAARLVAPGGRLLIIDFAPHSLEFLRSQHQHRRLGFSDAEILRWLEGAGLEGQLSETLPTANGEGLTIKIWTGTRPANANRSAA; encoded by the coding sequence ATGTCCCAGGGATCGATCCAGACGGTGGAGATGCTGCGCGCGGCCGGCGAGCCGACCCGTCTGCGCATCCTCGCCCTGCTGGCGGCCGAGGAACTCAGCGTCCTCGAACTGTGCCGCATTCTGGACCAGAGCCAGCCGCGGGTCTCGCGGCATCTCAAGCTGCTGGCCGAGGCCGGGCTTGTGCAGCGATTCCCCGACGGGGCCTGGGTCTTCTATCGTTTGACCGGCTCGGGGCCGGCCCGGTTGCTGGTCGATAGTGTCCTCGATCTGACCGACGAGGCCGATCCGGTGTTGCGCCGGGACGGTGACCAACTGGCGGCGGTCAAGGCCGAGCGCACTAACGAAGCGGCAGCCTATTTTGCCAGAAACGCGGCGCGATGGGATGAAATTCGTTCCCTCTACGCCTCTGAGACGCAGGTCGAGGCGGCGATCAACCAGGCGGCGGGCCAGGGCGCCATCGGCCGGCTGGTCGATCTGGGCGCGGGCACGGGACGGATGCTGACCCTGCTGGGCCAGCGGGCCGAGCGGGCCATTGGCCTCGACCTGTCGCAGCAGATGCTCAACATCGCCCGGGTCAACGTCAGTGAGGCGGGCCTCGCCACCTGCGAACTGCGCCATGGCGACATCTTCGCCACCGGCCTGCCGGCCGGCAGCGCCGATCTGGTGACGGTGCATCAGGTGCTCCACTATCTGGGCGACCCCGTCGCCGCCGTCAGCGAGGCCGCGCGGCTGGTGGCGCCGGGCGGACGGTTGCTGATCATCGATTTTGCGCCTCACAGCCTGGAATTCCTGCGCAGCCAGCATCAGCACCGGCGCCTCGGCTTCTCGGACGCCGAGATCCTGCGCTGGCTGGAGGGGGCCGGGCTCGAGGGCCAGCTGAGCGAGACCCTGCCGACCGCCAATGGCGAAGGCCTGACCATCAAGATCTGGACCGGGACGCGCCCGGCCAACGCCAACAGGAGCGCCGCATGA
- the metF gene encoding methylenetetrahydrofolate reductase [NAD(P)H], whose product MSPPRRVIGPVARSAERPNRKLGISFEFSPPKTPEAEENLWTAIRRLEPLQPDFVSVTYGAGGSTRDRTHRTVKRIVEETSLKPAAHLTCVEASCADVDQVIRDYWDAGVRHLVALRGDPPGSIGGAYVPRADGYANATELTRAARAIQPFEVLVGVYPEGHPESPNIQHDIDVLKAKVDAGATRGITQFFFEIDPFLRFMEKVRAAGITIPISPGIMPVSNFKGLVKMSGACGASIPGWLGNLFDGLDVDPDTRRLIACSVAAEMCAKLEEQGFSDFHFYTLNRADLVYAICRVLGVREPAKTPEEAAA is encoded by the coding sequence ATGAGCCCGCCCCGCCGTGTCATCGGACCGGTCGCCCGCTCGGCCGAACGGCCCAACCGCAAGCTCGGCATCAGCTTCGAGTTCTCGCCGCCAAAGACACCCGAAGCGGAAGAGAACCTGTGGACCGCCATCCGCCGCCTCGAACCGCTGCAGCCGGACTTCGTCTCGGTGACCTATGGGGCCGGCGGCTCGACCCGTGACCGCACGCACCGGACCGTCAAGCGCATCGTCGAGGAGACCAGCCTCAAGCCGGCGGCGCACCTGACCTGCGTCGAGGCCAGTTGCGCGGACGTCGATCAGGTAATCCGCGACTACTGGGACGCCGGGGTGCGGCACCTGGTGGCCCTGCGCGGCGATCCGCCCGGCTCGATCGGCGGGGCCTATGTGCCGCGCGCCGACGGCTATGCCAACGCCACCGAACTGACCCGGGCGGCCCGGGCCATCCAGCCGTTCGAGGTGCTGGTCGGGGTCTATCCCGAGGGGCATCCCGAGAGCCCGAACATCCAGCACGACATCGACGTCCTGAAGGCCAAGGTGGACGCCGGCGCAACGCGCGGCATCACCCAGTTCTTCTTCGAGATCGACCCCTTCCTGCGCTTCATGGAGAAGGTGCGGGCGGCGGGGATCACCATTCCCATCTCGCCGGGCATCATGCCGGTCAGCAACTTCAAGGGGCTGGTGAAGATGTCGGGCGCCTGCGGGGCTTCGATCCCCGGCTGGCTGGGCAACCTGTTCGACGGGCTCGATGTCGATCCCGACACCCGCCGTCTGATCGCCTGCAGCGTGGCCGCCGAGATGTGCGCCAAGCTGGAGGAGCAGGGCTTCTCCGATTTCCACTTCTACACCCTCAACCGGGCCGATCTGGTGTATGCCATCTGCCGGGTGCTGGGGGTGCGCGAACCGGCGAAGACGCCGGAGGAGGCCGCAGCATGA